The Desulfoscipio gibsoniae DSM 7213 genome contains a region encoding:
- a CDS encoding MSEP-CTERM sorting domain-containing protein — MKAVTKPVYILLFVTLPQLVLLGCFTFGTGGLNIASMAYSGAAALLLMGIFSIYALIKRRENSTDTRVFTAISTVYALFTAFMLLFNEDLFNMTGFVSPRLVFVILCMIPVLYGIYGTALNTIIAEKSNDTAGYAAGLIAVPLIWFVTMNIFSGINLNAILMIFIIAGVYTIMLLSVKTLLVWRQERTDREFNSPSTKRYYIITTIVSLLLPLGGLAINQGNAGLWSSDTSVGMFGDFSSPAFYIIAVLNGLLMLLPTVKDKKLRLLAFYLKAVCYTYILYFFIVFLPILPLGIVGLIFYGLGIFIFAPAFAAIWQSRHIIKEWAVLSKAWGTPGIIIVFCAGIVTLPVCMISTFWGDKGNFETAVRYLDHNSVEITEPVEVDLARLERALKNITGGYDLTRGWMGFDSGNTPIISAFYTKLILDGKVISQHNLLALENLFFDSGYNLIDANLSNSNMVNNRVRLADVQGKTEFDEEIGVYRSWVDLTLKNPAIEGNGEYVTTFKLPEGAYISDYYLDVSGDRKEGILADRRAALFIYRQIVNTRRDPGLLHYTGRNTLELRVFPFNGHEVRRTGFEILHNYPFNLDLDNKIISLGGDAVPKEIAVDGAVLLSPWQKAGLKHVTRTPEYHFVVDCSKNSDIAWHTGQIEEYAKANNITRAEVIFSSYKVESHSLADMKQAQFQAECGFNFDRAVRMILSKESNKNFPVIIAVSDNMPGAVFPENIYPLSGRFPESPFYYALNHDPTLTPYSYEDNKAGSRVKNPIVEPVLDFNGIYVSDNDEWELVPGNMELDSITFSSNRYQNAVLLDAAQQRYLLNGKPDPLELVRAGFRARILTPQTAFIVVETPEQEKDLLDLQERILNNNEQIPTVTLDEPSLVYAILVLLVILFIKTRKTSCHNS, encoded by the coding sequence ATGAAAGCAGTTACTAAACCCGTTTACATATTATTATTTGTGACATTGCCCCAACTGGTGCTGTTAGGTTGCTTTACTTTTGGCACCGGAGGGTTAAATATTGCATCGATGGCTTATTCGGGTGCTGCAGCTCTGCTGTTAATGGGGATATTTTCAATTTACGCGCTCATTAAACGCAGAGAAAACTCCACGGACACAAGGGTATTCACAGCAATTTCAACTGTGTATGCGTTATTTACAGCATTTATGCTGCTGTTTAATGAAGATTTATTCAATATGACGGGTTTTGTCAGCCCACGTCTGGTTTTTGTCATATTATGTATGATTCCTGTTTTGTATGGCATATACGGTACGGCCTTGAACACAATAATCGCTGAAAAGAGTAATGATACGGCCGGTTATGCTGCAGGATTAATTGCAGTTCCACTTATCTGGTTTGTAACGATGAATATTTTCAGCGGCATCAACTTAAACGCCATACTTATGATCTTTATCATAGCAGGCGTTTATACAATAATGCTGTTGTCAGTGAAAACGCTGCTTGTTTGGAGGCAGGAAAGGACTGACCGTGAATTCAACAGCCCATCGACAAAAAGGTATTATATTATTACAACTATTGTATCGCTGCTGCTGCCGTTGGGAGGTCTGGCAATTAATCAGGGCAACGCCGGTTTATGGTCCAGTGATACTTCTGTTGGCATGTTCGGTGATTTTTCAAGCCCCGCTTTCTATATTATTGCAGTGTTAAACGGATTGCTGATGCTGCTTCCCACGGTAAAGGATAAAAAGCTCAGGCTTTTGGCGTTTTATCTCAAGGCGGTTTGTTATACATATATATTGTATTTTTTCATCGTATTCCTGCCTATTCTCCCCCTGGGAATAGTAGGGCTCATTTTTTACGGGTTGGGAATTTTCATTTTTGCACCTGCCTTTGCTGCTATCTGGCAGAGTCGGCATATCATCAAGGAATGGGCTGTTCTGTCAAAGGCATGGGGAACGCCTGGAATAATAATTGTTTTTTGTGCCGGGATCGTCACCCTGCCCGTCTGCATGATATCTACATTCTGGGGTGATAAGGGCAATTTTGAAACTGCCGTGCGGTATTTGGATCATAACAGTGTTGAGATAACCGAACCGGTTGAGGTTGATTTGGCGCGTCTTGAAAGAGCATTAAAAAATATTACGGGCGGCTATGATTTAACAAGGGGTTGGATGGGTTTTGATTCCGGAAACACACCCATAATATCAGCCTTTTACACAAAGCTCATTCTGGATGGAAAGGTCATATCACAGCACAACTTACTGGCACTTGAAAATCTGTTTTTTGACTCGGGGTACAATCTGATTGACGCGAATCTTTCCAATTCGAATATGGTGAATAACCGGGTACGGCTGGCAGATGTGCAAGGCAAAACAGAGTTTGATGAGGAAATAGGAGTGTACAGGTCATGGGTTGATTTGACACTGAAAAATCCTGCAATAGAGGGAAATGGAGAGTATGTAACTACTTTCAAGCTGCCGGAGGGTGCATATATCAGCGACTATTACCTTGATGTCTCCGGAGATAGAAAAGAGGGTATTCTTGCCGACCGCCGGGCTGCCTTGTTTATTTACCGGCAAATTGTAAACACGCGCCGCGACCCGGGACTGCTGCACTATACAGGCAGGAATACTCTGGAGCTCAGAGTCTTTCCATTCAACGGACACGAAGTGAGGCGGACAGGATTTGAAATTCTTCACAATTATCCATTTAATCTTGACTTGGATAACAAGATTATTTCCTTGGGCGGAGACGCAGTACCAAAAGAAATAGCTGTTGATGGAGCAGTTCTGCTTTCGCCTTGGCAAAAAGCCGGTTTAAAGCATGTTACAAGAACACCTGAATACCACTTTGTTGTTGACTGCTCGAAAAACAGCGACATTGCATGGCATACCGGACAAATTGAAGAATATGCAAAGGCCAATAATATCACCCGGGCTGAAGTGATTTTTTCTTCCTATAAAGTTGAATCCCATTCTCTTGCTGATATGAAGCAGGCACAATTTCAAGCTGAATGCGGGTTCAATTTTGATCGGGCGGTAAGAATGATTCTGAGTAAGGAAAGCAACAAAAACTTTCCGGTTATCATAGCAGTATCAGATAATATGCCCGGAGCCGTTTTTCCCGAAAATATCTATCCTCTATCCGGCAGATTTCCCGAAAGTCCTTTCTATTACGCTTTGAATCACGACCCGACTTTAACACCATACTCTTATGAAGACAATAAGGCGGGAAGCAGAGTAAAGAATCCTATTGTGGAGCCTGTCCTTGACTTCAATGGAATCTATGTATCGGACAATGATGAATGGGAATTGGTGCCGGGCAATATGGAATTGGACAGCATTACTTTTTCAAGCAACCGGTATCAGAACGCTGTTCTTCTTGATGCGGCGCAGCAAAGATATTTGTTGAACGGGAAACCAGACCCTTTGGAATTGGTTCGCGCCGGCTTCAGGGCAAGAATTTTGACACCCCAGACAGCATTTATTGTGGTTGAGACACCGGAGCAGGAAAAGGATCTGCTGGATCTGCAAGAGAGAATTCTAAACAATAATGAACAAATCCCCACCGTAACGCTTGATGAGCCGTCGCTTGTATATGCCATTCTCGTTCTGCTGGTAATACTTTTTATTAAAACACGAAAAACATCTTGCCATAACAGCTAG
- a CDS encoding DUF2975 domain-containing protein, producing the protein MQKKALHRFTKLLIDFMFYSGILVCVFVPVIIFKLIPSTFIAENIRLHFTVVLMLSGIAALYILWILRCIFKTLLNTSPFTLKNVDALRKMAVAAFVISTLYIIKCLFWFTLGTGIIVIIFAIAGLFSLVLADVFKQAVQYKEENDLTV; encoded by the coding sequence ATGCAAAAAAAAGCTCTACACCGCTTTACCAAGCTACTTATTGATTTCATGTTTTACAGCGGTATTCTGGTTTGCGTATTTGTTCCGGTAATTATTTTCAAGCTTATTCCAAGCACCTTTATAGCAGAAAACATTCGCCTACATTTTACAGTTGTATTAATGTTGTCAGGCATCGCAGCGCTATATATTTTATGGATATTGAGATGTATTTTTAAAACACTTTTGAATACTAGCCCCTTTACTCTAAAAAATGTAGACGCTCTAAGGAAAATGGCAGTTGCAGCTTTTGTCATTTCAACATTGTACATAATAAAATGTTTGTTCTGGTTTACACTGGGAACAGGCATAATTGTTATTATCTTTGCCATAGCGGGCTTGTTCTCGCTGGTTCTGGCAGACGTTTTCAAACAGGCGGTACAGTATAAAGAAGAAAATGACTTGACGGTTTAA
- the xrtK gene encoding exosortase K: MKNNKVQNIIFYFLAVLVGLCLIYEFKTAQDAVLRILLYPHAKAVEIFYNIPLVYTNGMGYSSMDWAFTIGRECMGCHFIVLMFTMNACMFTKHFKGFHKVLWFITSFVGAIVVGILISSIRIIGSIPFVAHEKFALLHSGIGISLYFAALAASYISIDKLISLTAAKTPASHKERGHTC; this comes from the coding sequence ATGAAAAATAATAAAGTACAGAATATTATTTTTTATTTTCTGGCTGTCCTGGTTGGTCTGTGTTTGATATATGAGTTTAAAACCGCACAGGATGCTGTTTTAAGAATATTGCTTTATCCTCACGCCAAAGCGGTGGAGATTTTTTACAACATTCCGCTGGTGTACACAAACGGGATGGGCTATTCATCCATGGACTGGGCATTTACCATTGGCCGGGAGTGTATGGGGTGCCACTTTATTGTTTTAATGTTTACTATGAATGCCTGCATGTTCACAAAACATTTCAAAGGCTTTCACAAGGTGTTGTGGTTTATAACAAGTTTTGTCGGAGCTATCGTGGTCGGGATCTTAATCAGCAGCATCAGAATTATTGGTTCAATACCGTTTGTAGCCCACGAGAAATTTGCACTCCTGCATTCAGGCATAGGTATTTCCCTTTATTTTGCTGCGCTGGCGGCAAGCTATATATCAATTGACAAATTAATCTCGTTAACCGCCGCTAAGACTCCCGCCTCGCATAAGGAAAGGGGACACACCTGCTGA
- a CDS encoding helix-turn-helix domain-containing protein yields the protein MPIIVNLDVMMAKRKIGLLELAELVNITPANLSILKNNKARAIRFSTLEEICKALNCQPGDILEYTDTKRDGNEK from the coding sequence GTGCCGATTATTGTCAATCTCGATGTAATGATGGCAAAAAGAAAGATTGGGCTGTTAGAGCTTGCGGAACTGGTGAACATCACTCCCGCAAATTTATCAATTCTTAAAAACAACAAGGCCAGAGCAATTCGATTTTCCACACTGGAAGAAATCTGCAAGGCGTTAAACTGTCAACCGGGCGATATTCTGGAATATACGGATACGAAGCGTGACGGCAATGAAAAATAA